In the genome of Magnetococcales bacterium, the window CGCGAACCTTTCCAAACCTTCAGTAACTTTCTGCAAAATAAGCAACTTACAGAACATTTTGTTTTTTCCTTGAGGGTTGTGATTCTCTCTCTGGATCCCCGCCTTCGCGGGGATGACGAGTCAGGGAAAAGTGTCCAACTCTGAGGTAGACCTACTATATTTTTTACAAAACGGAGCTTTTTGATCCGAGAGAGGGGATTTTTTCCGATATTGGGAATTTTTGAATCTATTTACAGTCTATTTCAGTAGAGAGTATTTACAAAAAGGCAGGCAAAAAGCTCTCTGGATTGGAATCCAGCCAGGAAGGTTGATGAAAAATCCGGATGGCTTGCTGAAACGCTCAGAGTGCGTTGCTCTCCCTGCCTGGACAAGCAATCCCCCCCTTTCCAAAAGAGCGAAAACAACCTTCAATCAGTGTGCTTTTTTCTGGGCCAGATGGCTGGAAAAAAGGATTTGGAACTCATTTTCATTTACACTGTTACAAATTTGATATAAATCTTTCAGACAAGCTTGGGAAACTTTCTGGTCTATCCCTGAAAAAAACAGCTTCCATGGGCTGGAGCATGGCCTGATTTTCAGAGGCTGTTGGGGGACGGATTTGGAAGATTTAAGCAACAACAATTTTTTTTATCTCCCCATCCTCGACCGCTTTTGAGGAGTGAAGCTGGTCGGTTGAGAGAGGCTCCTGAAATCTGCCTGCATCTGCTTGATGGAAAAAGGTGACATCCTCTTGCAAAAATGGGTTGTGGCTATTTTTTTGGACCATTTTCATACATTGGCCCGGTTACGGTTTAATTTCATTATTTTTTAGAATAAAATTCGATCAATAGCGTGTATCTCCTTAAATTAGCGCGTCCCCCCTCAATAAAGAGGAAAGAGAAACGCCCGTGAAAGATATCCTCATTGATGCGATCGATCAGTCCGTTCAGGAAATCGCCTCGACCATGCTTTTTTTGGATGTGATCTCAGGACCGGGCATTGCCAAACCATCGGGCGTTCCTTACATGCCAGCCCCTTCCGAAGTCTCTTCCATCGTCGGTTTGAGCGGCGGGGTGGGTGGGGGAGTGCGTTTGGCTTCCACCAAAGTGGTCGCGTGCCAGCTCTCCAATGCCCTGGCTGGTGAAAATCTGGGCTCTTTTTCCGAAGACACCAAAGATGCCTTTGCCGAAATCTGCAATATTCTGGCGGGGGGCATCAAGGGCAACATGGAAAAGAGTGTCGGCGAAATTCATCTCTCTCCCCCTTCAGTCATTCTCGGCAGCGATTTTCTCATCAACTATAAAAGCGACCTGGAGAGCGTCCGGCACTTTTTCAGTCTGGATGGGGACTCCTTCTATGTGGAAGTCTTTTTCCAACAAGAGAAAAAAAAGGATCTCCGGATAGATATGGCCCTGACCGAAACAACCGTCACCATCCTCGATGATCTGTGCGAAAAAATGGGCATGACCCGGTCAGAGGTGATTATCAAATTTATCGAAAGCGGCAACAGCTTTCTCAGTCAGTTCAAGACCTGAACCCGGGCCAATGGGTCGATTTTCCCGGCAACCATTTCTGGCCAACCCGTTTCTATCCGAACTTTCCAAAAGGGCGGACCAAGACAAGCACCAATTGATGACAGATGAATCCAAGGAAACTCGTGGGTTGGAGGAGATGGCGGGAAAAACTGCCTGGCTGAAAGGCGAGGGATTTTTCCCCGGTGGGATTTTTATGGGTCTACAGCGATAAACAAAGCTTATCTGGGCAAAAACCCTCCTAGGTTGTTTATCTTTAACCTGACTGCCAACCAAAACAACTTTATCTTATGTTTTGATTGCAACTTCTAAAGTCCAAACGAACCCTCCACCACACCTATTGACCATGATCAGTTTGATTTTTTTCCAAGCCACCCGTCACCAGGCCGCCCAGAGTTCAAGCTAAGAGGGAGGAATGCTGCAATTTGCCACCGATGGAATGGAGAAGAGCCTGGCCTACCCGAGTTTTTATGACCCGGCGTTGGTCATCCTCTCCCTGTTTGCCGCCTATTTGGGGGCTTATTCCGGGCTCGCAGTGGTCCAACATCTGCGCCGGGAGAAAGAAGCACGGGCCTACTGGGCGTGGCTCGCTTTTGGTGCCCTGGCCCTGGGGAATGGTGTTTTTGGCATGCACTTTATCGGCATGCTCGCCTACACCCTGCCCATCCCGGTCCGTTTCGATCTATCCCTGACCGCTCTTTCCATTTTACCTGCGCTGCTTACTTCCGGCTGGATGCTCCATCTGGCTGGCCGCCAGAAGAAGAAAGGATCTCTACACTGGATCGGTGGTGCCATTGGCGGGGCAGGGATTGGTCTCATGCACTATACCGGCATGATGGCCATGGATCTGGAAGCCCGGATGGTGTTCGATCCCATCCTGTTAGTCCTCTCCCTGGTGGTAGCGGTGGTACTGGCTATTTTGGCGATTGAAGCACGGCCTGTTTGCCGAAGAGCA includes:
- a CDS encoding chemotaxis protein CheX, with the protein product MKDILIDAIDQSVQEIASTMLFLDVISGPGIAKPSGVPYMPAPSEVSSIVGLSGGVGGGVRLASTKVVACQLSNALAGENLGSFSEDTKDAFAEICNILAGGIKGNMEKSVGEIHLSPPSVILGSDFLINYKSDLESVRHFFSLDGDSFYVEVFFQQEKKKDLRIDMALTETTVTILDDLCEKMGMTRSEVIIKFIESGNSFLSQFKT